From Candidatus Glassbacteria bacterium, the proteins below share one genomic window:
- a CDS encoding FAD:protein FMN transferase, with protein MVEQQLEYYEGREKLMGTIFRLHAFHAPGQGKWMRELADLLFDTLQEDDRRLSIYQAGSTVNRINAAAGDGPVEVDEDTFELFSEALRWWKITGGLFDITVGAMMLAFGYYRNAALPSIEAPSIDRLPELTGCDKIALDPDRRTVLLTRRGMTADLGGFAKGWVVHRRSGILREAGLTDFVISAGTSTVLASGAPPGEEGWPTELENYGAGQLELDSLVLKNSAVSVSANYRNTRGGPGGITIRHIMNPLTFEPVEDMRRVVVTGPRADECEALSTAFLIQGAPEGVFSLTGRPDITVHFDFPTDR; from the coding sequence ATGGTCGAGCAGCAGCTTGAATACTACGAGGGCCGCGAAAAGCTGATGGGCACCATCTTCCGTCTGCACGCGTTCCATGCGCCGGGGCAGGGGAAGTGGATGCGCGAGCTGGCAGACCTCCTGTTCGATACGCTCCAGGAAGACGACCGTCGGCTGAGCATCTACCAGGCCGGCAGCACGGTGAACCGGATCAACGCCGCCGCGGGAGATGGGCCGGTGGAGGTTGACGAGGACACGTTCGAGTTGTTCAGCGAGGCGCTGCGCTGGTGGAAAATCACCGGCGGGCTGTTCGACATCACTGTCGGCGCGATGATGCTGGCCTTCGGTTACTACAGAAACGCGGCGCTGCCCTCCATCGAGGCGCCCTCGATCGACCGCCTCCCCGAGCTGACCGGCTGCGACAAGATTGCGCTCGACCCGGACCGGCGGACTGTGCTGCTGACCCGCAGGGGCATGACAGCGGACCTGGGCGGGTTCGCCAAGGGGTGGGTCGTCCACCGCCGGAGCGGAATTTTGCGCGAGGCCGGCTTGACCGATTTCGTGATCAGCGCCGGCACCAGCACCGTGCTGGCCTCGGGCGCGCCGCCGGGCGAGGAGGGTTGGCCGACCGAGCTGGAAAACTACGGGGCCGGGCAGCTCGAACTGGATTCACTGGTGCTGAAGAACAGCGCGGTCAGTGTCTCCGCCAATTACCGCAATACCCGCGGCGGGCCCGGCGGAATCACGATCCGCCATATCATGAACCCGCTGACATTCGAACCGGTGGAGGACATGCGGAGGGTTGTGGTGACCGGTCCCCGGGCCGATGAATGCGAGGCGCTTTCGACCGCCTTCCTGATTCAGGGCGCGCCGGAGGGCGTGTTTTCCCTGACCGGCCGGCCGGATATCACCGTGCATTTCGATTTTCCCACCGACCGGTAG
- a CDS encoding NAD-dependent epimerase/dehydratase family protein, producing the protein MRIFLTGANGFFGSRLADQLSRDSGHELVLLVRGGRSANAPSGANVRVVTGDLTEPGSYAAELAGCDAVVHTAAAVSTWARDKSVFERVNVRGTLDLIEKATAGGVGKIIYVSSFLALPPSPAGAVLDESVQLERDTHYNDYELTKYRANLEVSRLIRDGAPVVVLYPTVMYGPGPLTAGNLVVNMVIDHLLGRLPARLGDGTQTWNFAYVDDVVRGAVRALEAGRPGDRFILGGENVTLNEFFEIVHRVTGKAPPRIALPWPVARMAGAAEELLAWLTGRIPRTTRGVIDIFRLNWAYDSAHARDELGYAPLSLQDGMKRTVAWLRSEGLAT; encoded by the coding sequence ATGAGAATATTCCTGACCGGCGCCAATGGTTTTTTCGGCAGCAGACTGGCCGACCAGCTTTCCCGCGACAGCGGCCACGAACTGGTGCTTCTCGTCCGCGGGGGCCGCAGCGCCAACGCACCTTCCGGCGCGAATGTCCGCGTGGTGACGGGTGATCTGACCGAACCGGGATCGTACGCTGCGGAGCTGGCCGGTTGCGACGCGGTGGTGCATACGGCCGCTGCTGTGTCAACCTGGGCGCGGGATAAATCCGTGTTCGAGCGGGTCAACGTCCGGGGCACTCTCGACCTGATCGAAAAAGCGACCGCCGGCGGCGTCGGCAAGATCATCTACGTTTCGTCTTTCCTCGCGCTGCCTCCCTCTCCCGCCGGCGCTGTGCTCGATGAATCGGTTCAACTGGAGCGCGATACACATTACAACGACTACGAACTCACCAAGTACCGGGCCAACCTCGAGGTTTCGAGGCTTATCCGGGACGGTGCGCCGGTGGTGGTGCTCTACCCCACCGTGATGTACGGACCCGGTCCGCTGACAGCCGGCAACCTGGTGGTGAACATGGTAATCGACCATCTGCTGGGCAGGCTCCCGGCCCGTCTGGGCGACGGGACCCAGACCTGGAATTTCGCTTATGTCGATGACGTGGTCCGGGGAGCGGTCCGGGCGCTGGAGGCCGGCCGGCCGGGAGACAGGTTTATCCTGGGGGGAGAGAACGTGACTCTGAACGAGTTTTTCGAAATAGTGCATCGGGTCACCGGCAAGGCCCCGCCACGGATCGCGCTGCCCTGGCCGGTTGCACGCATGGCCGGTGCCGCCGAGGAACTGCTGGCCTGGCTCACCGGGCGGATTCCCCGGACTACCCGTGGAGTAATCGATATCTTCCGGCTCAACTGGGCCTACGACTCCGCCCACGCGCGCGACGAACTGGGTTACGCCCCCTTATCTCTGCAGGATGGAATGAAGCGGACAGTGGCATGGCTGCGCAGCGAGGGGCTGGCTACATGA
- a CDS encoding radical SAM protein — MVEDVARNPGLLKLDLYCRGIRLDDSCRLAEDGGREIMRTRAGLGSGLEVILPEGLYTNIPVVEEFAKDSPYELRRGSDGYRIFRDGGPVARVKPAPRPGWYGQRTASGKKMSAVGSLQGTYLAIYPARVCDYWLEQPEKSNCKFCSVGLNLGCDDADEKTVADVLETVGAAVRENRITYLDFNTGHYEGDTYLDILEPFIRAVKREYGLLIGVQTPPHHDLARYRELKRMGVNRVSFCFEIWDPTRFRQVCPGKDRQYGLERYLEAIEYCARIFHTTNGEIVAGLEPPENSIEAIDWITSVGAVPTVCVFRPLKGTDYENLPPPRTDELVPVFRRMYEACMERGLMIGVAPNVKVSLVLLPEEGRYFVDNPNKYFMTRARHALLRPVFAAALRTRLV, encoded by the coding sequence ATGGTTGAAGACGTAGCCAGAAACCCCGGTCTGCTCAAGCTCGACCTCTACTGCAGGGGAATCCGTCTTGACGATTCCTGCCGGCTGGCAGAGGACGGCGGGCGCGAGATCATGCGCACCCGCGCGGGGCTGGGCAGCGGGCTGGAGGTTATCCTGCCCGAGGGGCTCTACACCAATATCCCGGTTGTGGAGGAATTCGCCAAGGACAGCCCCTACGAGCTGCGGCGCGGCAGCGACGGGTACCGGATATTCCGCGACGGCGGTCCGGTGGCCCGGGTAAAACCGGCCCCGCGGCCCGGGTGGTACGGACAGCGGACCGCCAGCGGGAAGAAAATGAGCGCTGTCGGCAGCCTGCAGGGCACCTACCTGGCGATCTATCCGGCCAGGGTCTGCGATTACTGGCTGGAGCAGCCGGAAAAATCCAACTGCAAGTTCTGTTCGGTGGGCTTGAACCTGGGCTGCGATGACGCCGATGAAAAAACGGTGGCCGACGTGCTCGAAACGGTGGGCGCGGCGGTGCGCGAGAACCGGATTACCTATCTGGATTTCAACACGGGCCACTACGAGGGCGACACCTATCTGGATATCCTGGAACCGTTTATCCGGGCGGTGAAGCGGGAGTACGGCCTGCTGATCGGCGTGCAGACTCCGCCGCATCATGACCTGGCCCGCTACAGAGAGCTCAAGAGGATGGGTGTCAACCGGGTCAGCTTCTGTTTCGAGATCTGGGACCCGACGCGCTTCAGGCAGGTCTGCCCGGGCAAGGACCGCCAGTACGGGCTTGAGCGTTACCTGGAGGCGATCGAGTACTGCGCGCGGATTTTTCACACCACCAACGGCGAGATCGTGGCGGGGCTCGAACCGCCGGAAAACTCGATCGAGGCAATCGACTGGATCACCTCGGTGGGCGCGGTGCCGACTGTCTGCGTGTTCCGTCCGCTGAAAGGCACGGACTACGAGAATCTCCCCCCGCCGCGAACCGACGAGCTGGTGCCGGTGTTCCGCAGGATGTACGAAGCCTGCATGGAGCGCGGCCTGATGATCGGGGTGGCGCCGAATGTGAAAGTATCGCTGGTGCTGCTGCCGGAGGAGGGACGTTATTTCGTCGATAATCCGAACAAGTATTTTATGACCAGGGCCAGACACGCCCTGCTGCGCCCGGTTTTCGCCGCGGCGTTGCGGACGAGACTGGTCTGA
- the radC gene encoding DNA repair protein RadC, translating to MSPKEKDFGAADGHRGRLRERFLERGLDALRDDEIIELLLTLGTPRRDCKAPARELLDKMGSLRRVFEAPVEELTRIKGVGPRNAMTVRLIHEVARKYLETRMAESTFLSGSSDVYDYLRHSMRDLDVEVFKVIYLDARHAVMSIEGLFTGTMTYNVIYLRELLRKALNCNAAAIVVAHNHPSGDPSPSPEDKALTRDIVFSTSLIDVKLVDHVIVGEDCFYSFADKGLIEVYLREFRRNPSMTFFKEVAEKGVTWGDGVQ from the coding sequence ATGAGTCCAAAGGAAAAGGATTTCGGCGCGGCGGACGGCCACCGCGGGCGGCTGCGCGAGCGGTTCCTGGAGCGGGGACTGGACGCCCTGCGCGATGACGAGATAATCGAGTTGCTGCTGACCCTCGGCACCCCCCGTCGCGACTGCAAGGCCCCGGCGCGCGAACTGCTGGATAAGATGGGCAGCCTGCGGCGGGTGTTCGAGGCGCCGGTGGAGGAGCTGACCCGGATCAAGGGCGTGGGGCCCAGGAACGCGATGACCGTCCGGCTGATCCACGAGGTGGCCCGCAAGTACCTGGAAACCCGCATGGCCGAGAGCACGTTCCTCTCCGGCTCCTCCGACGTCTACGACTACCTGCGCCACAGCATGCGCGACCTGGATGTCGAGGTGTTCAAGGTGATCTACCTCGACGCGCGCCACGCGGTGATGAGTATCGAGGGCCTGTTCACCGGCACGATGACCTACAACGTGATCTACCTGCGCGAGCTGCTGCGCAAGGCGCTCAACTGCAACGCCGCCGCGATCGTGGTGGCCCACAACCACCCCTCCGGCGACCCCAGCCCCAGTCCTGAGGACAAAGCGCTGACGCGGGACATCGTATTCAGCACAAGTCTGATTGATGTAAAACTGGTGGACCACGTGATTGTGGGCGAGGACTGCTTTTACAGTTTCGCCGACAAGGGCCTGATCGAGGTCTACCTGCGGGAGTTCAGACGGAACCCCTCGATGACCTTTTTCAAGGAAGTGGCGGAAAAAGGGGTAACGTGGGGCGATGGAGTACAGTGA